The window GCTACCATTGCGTGAACCTGGTCCTGCATGTGCTCGCCGCGCTCGCGATCGTTGGCGTCGTCCGGCGCACGCTCCTGTCCGATCGACTCCGCCCGCGCTTCGGGCCTGTTTCGCGCGTGCTGGCCTCAGCCGTCGCGCTCGTGTGGGTCGTCCACCCGCTGACCACCGATGCCGTCACCTACGTCACGCAACGGACCGAGGTCCTGATGGGCCTGTTCTACCTCCTCACGCTGTACTTCGCGATCCGGGGGGCGGATGCGGGTATCGATCGGGCGCGGCGACGCGGGTGGACGGCCGCCGCGATCATCGCGTGCACACTGGGCATGGGCAGCAAGCAGACCATGGTGACCGCGCCATTTGTCGTCTTCGTGTGGGACTGGATGTTCGGATCCCGGACAGGGGAGGCCGCGACGGCGCCCGGCACTCCGCGGCTACGTCCTTCGATGCACAAGAACGAAGACGTATTTGTGCCCTCAGGACGTAGTGCTGAGGGAGCAACGATGCCCCATCGGGTCGACAGAGTTACGGCGCGGTACTTGCGACTCGAAGCACTACGGTGGCGGCTTTATGCAGGATTGGCCGCGACGTGGGTGATGCTCGCGGCCGGCCTCGCGCTGGAACGGTGGCCGCACTCGATCGGGATGAACCGCGAGGGCTGGACGCCCTGGACCTACTTGCTGACGCAGGCCGGCGTCATTGTGCACTACTTGCGGCTCTCGTTGGTCCCCGTTCCTCTCGTCCTCGACTACGATGGCTGGCCAATGGCGCGATCCGTCCTCGACGTCTGGCCGCAGGCGGCGCTCCTCGTCGTCCTGCTTGGCGCCACGATTGCCGCTATTGTCCGACGGGTGCCGTGGGGATTTGCCGCCGCCTGGTTCTTCGCGCTGCTCGCGCCCTCTTCCAGCGTCCTGCCGCTCGCCACCGAGATCGCCGCCGAACGCCGGATGTACACGGCACTCGTGGCCGTCGTGGCGCTCGCAGTCATCGGTACATACGCGCTGGGCCAGCGTCTGCTCGAGCGGCTGGTCCCGGAAGTGCGACCGCGACGCACAGTCCGGGCCGTCGCCGTCCTCGCGCTCGCGGGCGTGGTGGGCGGCCTGGGCGTGCTCACCCTCGAGAGAAATCGGGATTATTGGAGTGAGGAGCGGATCTGGCAGGATACGGTGGACAAGCGCCCGGACAATCCCAGGGCGCGGCTGAATTACGGCGTCCAGCTCGCCGCCAGGCGGCGTCTTCCGGAAGCGGAGACGCAACTGCGAGAGGCCTTGCGGCTGAAGGAGCCGGTCGCCAAGGCTCACCTCAACCTGGGTTCGATCCTCTGTTCCGAACAGCGGTTTGGAGAAGGCGTGCCGCATCTTGAGCGCGCCATCGCGCTCGACCCCGAACTGTCGACCGCGCACGCGAATCTCGGCGAGGCATATGGCGCGCTGGGACGCCGTGCGTCGGCGGCGAAGCAGTTCGCGTTGGCCGTCGAGCAGGAACCCGACAAGCTAATGCTCCTGAATCGGCTTGGATGGCTGCTCGCCACATCGCCGGAAGACGACGTGCGCGATGCCGCAAAGGCTGTAGAGGTGGGCGAACGCGCGGTCCGTCTGACGTCGCGACAGGACCCGCTGTCGCTGGATACGCTGGCGGCCGCCTACGCCGAGGCCGGCCGCTTCGACGAAGCGGCAGCCACTGCGCGCGAAGCGCTGCATTTGGAAGCCAGGCGCGGGACGGTCGACCGCGAGCTGGCGGACCGCCTTTCGCTCTACACAAGCGGCCGAAAGTTCCGCGAATCGAGGTGAGATCCACCGCGGCACGCCGCCCGCCGAGGATGACGGCGTCGCCGCTTAGCGTCCTACTACAGTGAACGCGGTCTCGTGGCGTACCGGCTTGTCCGCATCCAGGCGCGAGCGCACCTCGATCGCCAGCACGTAGGACCCTGGCGCGATGGCCGCGAGCGGCACCTTCACCACGTATCCGAACCCGCCCGTCGTTCCCGCCGCCGCTTGGATCTCGCGGGTCGATCGCGTGTCCTCGTGCCGGAACACCACCTGTCCCTGTTCATTGATGACCGTCGCGATGATATCCAGTCCGTGCGGCGTGGCGATCTTCGAGTCGTACACCTCGGTGAGTACCGACAGCTGGTCGCTCTGGCGGAAACGCCGCAGCACCGACGGCGTGTCGGGCAGCATCCGGCGCCGTTCCGGGTCCGGCCTGGGGTTGGCCGCCATCGACTCGGCGGACGCGATGACGACGCCGCTCATCGAGAGCGGCAGCTTGGCGTAGTCGGGGACCTCAAGGTCGCAGTGGACCGATCCGATGCTTCCGGCATTCTCGTCGCGTGCCGCGACGCGCAGCGAGTACCGCCCGGGCGGCAGCGATACGCGCGATTCAACAAGCAGGCCGACCTCGTTGACCATTTTGTACAGGTCCGGCTTCAGCGGCATCGCCAGGTTGACGTGTTCGCCGCCGGTGGTCTTCCCCAGTTCGTCGACGGCGACGAACGACACCTCCAGCTTGCCGTTGAAGCGGCCGCCCTCGTCGACGAACTTCACAGAGCCGGGCGGTGTCTGCAGCATCAGCAGGACGGAGGCGCGGCCGGGAGCCGTGTTGAAGGGCGCGGCCGTCACCGCGATGGGCAGGCCGGCAACGGGCAGCGCCGACAGCAGCGCCTCCCGCAGCGGCAGCGACGTGCCCTCGCTGGTCTCGACGACCGGCGCCTCCTGCTTGTCGGCCTTGGGCATCACGTACCCCCGGCGCGCCGTCACCTTGAGGCCGGCCCTCCGAACCCGGACGTCGATCTTGCGGTACTTCCCGTCGCGCTTGTCGTTGGTCGGGTAGTACCCGAGGATGTAGTACCGGCTGTTGTCGGCCCGGATCCGTTCGAAGGCATTCGCGAACGAGCGCGAGATGACCGCGAAGCCGCCGGTTGCTGTCGACACCGTGCGCAAGTTGTCCTGCGCGGCTTGGATGCCGTCCAGCACCTTGCTGCTGCGCACGATCTCGATGCCGGTTTTTGCGTCGTAGTCGCCCGGGTTCGCGCTCGCGATGTCCACCATGTCGTCGCCGCCCTGCGTGTACATGCTCGGGTCGAATGCATACAGCGTCACGTTGGCCCGATTGGCGGCGTCGATAAAATCGCGCAATTTGTCACGCAGTTCGCCCCTCGCCAGCGGGAAGCCCTTGGGCGCCTCGGCCTTCATGGGGTCCACGCCGGTTTCGCCCTGACTGAGCCGGTTGTTCAACGGGGCGTACATCGGCAGGATGTCATTTGCCGCGATGTCGAGGTCCGGCCCCTCGCCGATCATCACGATGGACTTGCGCCGGCTTGGGATCGTTCCGGCAAAGGTCGACAGCGATGCGAGTGTGTCAAGCCACGTGCGCGCGTTGTACATGCGCTGCGGATCGGCGGCATCCGCCGAGGCCTCGTCGGGCGCCCCCATCGTCGACAGGCTGGCCAGACCGGGAGAGATGATCTTGCGCCCCTGGAACTTCTCCACCGCCTCGAGCAGCAGGCGCCGGTTGTTGGTGAACTCCTGGGCCGCCCTGCGGTTTCCGGACGTGACCACGAGGGCGGCAACGTCGTTGGGCGCCATGTTCTGCTCGATGAACATGCGCGCGATGCGCCGCGCGGCGAGACTGCGGGCCGGGTGTACGTGCAGATCGTCCATGACGATCAGGTACAGGCGGCCGGGCGGCACCTCGTTGGTGTACACGTCGGGTTCCAACTGATGTCCGGACACCAACGCCGGCAACGAGCGTGGTTCCACCGGCACGTTGACCACCTCGATGCGGTCGATGTTCTGCTTCTTGCCGTCCTCGAAGACCTCGAAGTCGTCCTTCGTGAGGTCGGGCACGAATTGGCCGGCATTGTCGTAAACGGTGGCGTCGACCTGAATATAGTCAACACGCGAACGGAAGGTCGCGCGCGACTGTTCCTTCTGACCCTGCTGACCCTTCGGCGCCTGATCACCATGGAGGGACAACAGCAGGGGAGCGACGACGAACGCCACAACAAGCAGAGGCTTCGAGTACGGTCTCATGATTCGAACACTCCGGACCTTTCGGGACCCGTGAGAAAGGTCGAGATCGCAAGGCTGGCACAACGAGTATACGTCGATTTCCCGGCCGGGAGACTGCGGGAACGCGCCGCATCCGTGTGGGTGACGCCTCCGCTCACTGCCGCGTTTGCGGACCCTCGGGGCATTTGCTAAGATCTTCGCGAGTTCCGATCGTCGCGTTCCCCTCCGTTCGCAATCCTCACCGGGACTGGCTGCCACAACGATGCATGAAAACGGCCGGCCACGTCTGCTCGTGCTCATCGTCGCCTACCACGCCGAGAAGACGATCCATCCGACGTTGGAGCGAATCCCGGCAAGTCTGCTGGAGACCTACGACGTCGAGGTCCTGGTCATCGACGACAGCTCGGCGGATGGCACCTTCGAGCACGGCGACGCGGTCCGCCGCGCCGGGACGCTCCCGTTTCGGCTGACGGTCCTCTTCAATCCGGTCAACCAGGGCTACGGGGGAAATCAGAAGATCGGCTTCCACTACGCCATCCAGCATCGGTTCGATTTCGTGGCCCTGATCCACGGGGACGGCCAGTACGCCCCCGAGTGCCTGCCCGAGCTGCTCGAACCGCTCGCGAAGGGTGAAGCGGATGCGGTGCTGGGCTCGCGCATGTTGCGAAAGGCCGACGCCCTTCGCGGTGGCATGCCGCTCTACAAGTTCGTCGGCAACCGGATCCTGACGACGCTGCAGAACTGGCTGCTCGGATCGCATCTGAGCGAGTTCCATTCGGGGTACCGGGTATACACGACCGACGCGTTGCGCAGGATCCCGTTTCAGCTCGACACCAACGTCTTTCACTTCGATACCGAGATCATCATTCAACTGATGAAGGCTGGACTGCGCATCAAAGAGATGCCGATTCCCACCTACTACGGAAACGAGATCTCCCGCGTCAACGGGATCACGTACGCGAAGGGCGTGTTGATGGCCTCCATCCGGGCGCTGGCGCAGGAATGGTCGGTCTTCTACGACCGGAAGTTCGACTGCATTCCGTCGACCAGCAGCAACGCGCACTACCAGCCGAGGCTGGGTTTCGAAAGCGCGCACACGCTGGCTCTCGACCGCATCCCGCCCGGTTCCCGCGTGGTGGACATTGGATGCGCCGGCGGATACCTTGGACAGATCCTGCGGGAGCGCGGTTGTCACGTGACCGGGATCGACAGGTTTCCGCTGGCCGAGGGATGTACGCTCGATGACTTCCAGCTCGGCGATTTGAACCGGAGCCCGTTTCCCCTCGACCTGGACCACGTTGACTATGCCGTCATGCTCGACGTCATCGAGCATCTGGCCTCGCCCGAGCGTTTCGTGGACGATTTCATCGCCGCCGCTGCCCGCAACCCGAAGATCAAGCTGATCGTGAGCACGGGAAACGTGGCATTCATCGTCGTGCGGCTGATGATGCTCGTCGGCCAGTTCAACTACGGCAAGCGTGGCATCCTGGACCTGACGCATACGCGACTGTTCACGTTCCGCTCCTTCAGACGGCTGTTCGAACAGTCGGGGTTCGAGATCCTGGAATGTCGGGGCGTGCCGGCCCCGTTTCCGCTTGCGCTCGGTCGCGGGGTCGTCGGCCGGCTGTTGCTGAACCTGAACAAGGTGCTCCTGCGTATCAGCCGCCCGCTGTTCGCGTTCCAGATCTTCGCCGTGGTCCAGCCCAAGCCGGGTTTGGAATACCTGCTGGAACGTGCCCGGCGGGAAGCCGATCGTCGATCGACGGCTCCTGAGGACTCGCGGCCGCACTAGCTCAGCCGAGCCATGGCCACCAGACGCAGACCGCCCCGCGCGCCCATCAAACCAGTCCAAGCGGCACCTCCGGCGCGAGCCCCACGGTCGCGAGCCTTGCGAACAGGAGCATGGTCGGATCTGCCATGGGTCGCTCTGATCGTCGCGGCCGGAATCTTCGCCTACTCGAATAGCTTCGGCGGCGCGTTTGTGCTCGACGACGTGCGGGCTATTGTCCGGAACGCATCCATCCGCTCGCTGTGGCCGCTGACCGGGGCTCTCGCCCCGCCGACGAGATCAACCGTGGCGGGCCGGCCGATCGCCAATTTGTCGTTTGC of the Acidobacteriota bacterium genome contains:
- a CDS encoding VWA domain-containing protein, translating into MRPYSKPLLVVAFVVAPLLLSLHGDQAPKGQQGQKEQSRATFRSRVDYIQVDATVYDNAGQFVPDLTKDDFEVFEDGKKQNIDRIEVVNVPVEPRSLPALVSGHQLEPDVYTNEVPPGRLYLIVMDDLHVHPARSLAARRIARMFIEQNMAPNDVAALVVTSGNRRAAQEFTNNRRLLLEAVEKFQGRKIISPGLASLSTMGAPDEASADAADPQRMYNARTWLDTLASLSTFAGTIPSRRKSIVMIGEGPDLDIAANDILPMYAPLNNRLSQGETGVDPMKAEAPKGFPLARGELRDKLRDFIDAANRANVTLYAFDPSMYTQGGDDMVDIASANPGDYDAKTGIEIVRSSKVLDGIQAAQDNLRTVSTATGGFAVISRSFANAFERIRADNSRYYILGYYPTNDKRDGKYRKIDVRVRRAGLKVTARRGYVMPKADKQEAPVVETSEGTSLPLREALLSALPVAGLPIAVTAAPFNTAPGRASVLLMLQTPPGSVKFVDEGGRFNGKLEVSFVAVDELGKTTGGEHVNLAMPLKPDLYKMVNEVGLLVESRVSLPPGRYSLRVAARDENAGSIGSVHCDLEVPDYAKLPLSMSGVVIASAESMAANPRPDPERRRMLPDTPSVLRRFRQSDQLSVLTEVYDSKIATPHGLDIIATVINEQGQVVFRHEDTRSTREIQAAAGTTGGFGYVVKVPLAAIAPGSYVLAIEVRSRLDADKPVRHETAFTVVGR
- a CDS encoding tetratricopeptide repeat protein, translating into MGRTARARRNRTTRRAITGHTPRSGSRFAPTALVALLVAVAAIVAYQTSFAGVFVFDDEFAIQRNPNIRTLWPLTRALAAPPESPVSARPVASLTLAVNYALAPPESRDVMAPGGADASPDITRRFLANVWGYHCVNLVLHVLAALAIVGVVRRTLLSDRLRPRFGPVSRVLASAVALVWVVHPLTTDAVTYVTQRTEVLMGLFYLLTLYFAIRGADAGIDRARRRGWTAAAIIACTLGMGSKQTMVTAPFVVFVWDWMFGSRTGEAATAPGTPRLRPSMHKNEDVFVPSGRSAEGATMPHRVDRVTARYLRLEALRWRLYAGLAATWVMLAAGLALERWPHSIGMNREGWTPWTYLLTQAGVIVHYLRLSLVPVPLVLDYDGWPMARSVLDVWPQAALLVVLLGATIAAIVRRVPWGFAAAWFFALLAPSSSVLPLATEIAAERRMYTALVAVVALAVIGTYALGQRLLERLVPEVRPRRTVRAVAVLALAGVVGGLGVLTLERNRDYWSEERIWQDTVDKRPDNPRARLNYGVQLAARRRLPEAETQLREALRLKEPVAKAHLNLGSILCSEQRFGEGVPHLERAIALDPELSTAHANLGEAYGALGRRASAAKQFALAVEQEPDKLMLLNRLGWLLATSPEDDVRDAAKAVEVGERAVRLTSRQDPLSLDTLAAAYAEAGRFDEAAATAREALHLEARRGTVDRELADRLSLYTSGRKFRESR
- a CDS encoding bifunctional glycosyltransferase/class I SAM-dependent methyltransferase; this translates as MHENGRPRLLVLIVAYHAEKTIHPTLERIPASLLETYDVEVLVIDDSSADGTFEHGDAVRRAGTLPFRLTVLFNPVNQGYGGNQKIGFHYAIQHRFDFVALIHGDGQYAPECLPELLEPLAKGEADAVLGSRMLRKADALRGGMPLYKFVGNRILTTLQNWLLGSHLSEFHSGYRVYTTDALRRIPFQLDTNVFHFDTEIIIQLMKAGLRIKEMPIPTYYGNEISRVNGITYAKGVLMASIRALAQEWSVFYDRKFDCIPSTSSNAHYQPRLGFESAHTLALDRIPPGSRVVDIGCAGGYLGQILRERGCHVTGIDRFPLAEGCTLDDFQLGDLNRSPFPLDLDHVDYAVMLDVIEHLASPERFVDDFIAAAARNPKIKLIVSTGNVAFIVVRLMMLVGQFNYGKRGILDLTHTRLFTFRSFRRLFEQSGFEILECRGVPAPFPLALGRGVVGRLLLNLNKVLLRISRPLFAFQIFAVVQPKPGLEYLLERARREADRRSTAPEDSRPH